One genomic region from Populus nigra chromosome 8, ddPopNigr1.1, whole genome shotgun sequence encodes:
- the LOC133702065 gene encoding uncharacterized protein LOC133702065: MKLSLNLQDDHQIQNPLLKAKLPISILNQPFTSILTTTTTNSISDLTLALSTNFPSGPSLKFTYTPSTTTAISPFSLSLKSGLGLFGSPHDSPLVFSANFSLPNSSSNLILPSFSLHFKPQFGHFSLHKRTTAPSSNPNYDLNCGSQTTNRPHLESGSPLKYEPGNGFASEGSSGWQELKLEPCNGKGKEGFVNHNYIDDAYGIGFSPERQLVWKYGKKRGFFSGVGVKAKTALPLTKRVSMNLRWAVNFPGELGIKMPYLIVNKIGIERVEELKEVKKEKGNESNSGDLELLKGMCFWMKRDLEVLEAENREMKHYLENMRLGILARNSRKEINGFVKRVVPASSGNLGGFEQWRSNKNNGEGNGQREELKKPAKKVTDLESELQKAIKAASS, encoded by the coding sequence ATGAAGCTCTCCCTCAATCTTCAAGATGACCACCAAATCCAAAACCCTCTCTTGAAGGCCAAACTACCCATTTCAATACTCAATCAACCTTTCACTTCTATCCTCACTACCACCACAACGAACTCCATTTCTGACCTCACTCTTGCTCTCTCTACGAACTTCCCTTCAGGCCCTTCTCTCAAGTTTACCTACACTCCATCCACAACAACAGCCAtttctcctttctctctctctcttaaatcAGGCTTAGGCCTTTTTGGATCTCCACACGATTCCCCTCTTGTTTTCTCTGCTAATTTTTCTCTACCCAATTCCAGCTCCAACTTGATTttaccttctttctctctccattTCAAGCCACAATTCGGCCATTTCTCACTCCACAAAAGAACCACCGCTCCATCTTCAAACCCTAACTATGATCTTAATTGTGGGTCCCAAACCACAAATAGGCCCCATTTGGAATCTGGGTCACCTTTAAAATATGAACCTGGAAATGGGTTTGCCTCAGAGGGGTCATCAGGTTGGCAAGAATTGAAATTAGAGCCATGTAATGGTAAAGGGAAAGAGGGGTTTGTGAATCATAATTACATTGATGATGCTTATGGAATTGGGTTTTCTCCGGAGAGGCAATTGGTGTGGAAATATGGAAAGAAGAGAGGGTTTTTTAGTGGAGTTGGTGTAAAGGCAAAAACAGCGTTGCCATTAACTAAAAGGGTATCGATGAATTTGAGGTGGGCTGTGAATTTTCCTGGTGAGTTGGGAATAAAAATGCCCTACTTGATAGTGAATAAGATTGGGATTGAGAGGGTTGAGGAGTTAAAGGAAGTAAAGAAGGAAAAAGGCAATGAGAGTAATTCGGGAGATTTAGAGTTGTTGAAAGGAATGTGCTTTTGGATGAAAAGGGATTTGGAGGTGTTAGAGGCTGAGAATAGGGAGATGAAGCACTATTTAGAGAATATGAGACTGGGAATTTTGGCGAGGAATTCGCGCAAAGAGATCAATGGTTTTGTTAAGAGAGTGGTGCCAGCTTCAAGTGGTAATCTTGGTGGGTTTGAGCAGTGGAGGAGCAACAAAAATAATGGAGAAGGAAATGGGCAAAGAGAAGAATTGAAGAAGCCTGCAAAGAAGGTGACTGACTTGGAAAGTGAGTTGCAAAAAGCTATTAAAGCTGCTTCCTCTTAA
- the LOC133701111 gene encoding pentatricopeptide repeat-containing protein At1g31430 isoform X2 → MSTCLTEGNALLLMRLLSRQCFSRPKQISTLAKSTKLNQQCCISLLRHCKTMNQLKQIQAQIFRGGLHQSTDTLKKLMVFCADPSNGSLVHAERIFNYIENPGLFVYNIMIKAFAKKGIFRKCLMLFNKLREDGLWPDNFTYPFVLKAIGCLGEVLEAEKLHGFVMKTGLESDTYVCNSLIDMCAELGQVDVMRKLFDEMPERDVVSWNVLISGYVKRRRFEDAIDVFCCMREESYLRPNEPTVVSTLSACAALKCLELGKEIHCYVRDRLELTSIIGSALLDMYCKCGCLSVARKIFDEMPHKNVICWTSMVSGYVNYGELDKARQLFERSPVKDVVLWTAMINGYVQFNHFDEAVALFQEMQIQRVKPDKFVLVALLTGCAQMGALEQGTWIHGYIDEKGIPVDAVVGTSLIEMYSKCGCIEKALRIFCGLREKDTATWTSIICGLAMNGKTSKALELFSKMKQVEAIPDEVTFIGVLSACSHGGLVEEGREFFNSMSSIYNIEPKLEHYGCLIDLLGRAGQLDEAEELIKKIVNANNEIIVPLYGSLLSACRIYKNVQMGERVAEQLVKIESRDSSVHTLLANIYASAGRWVDVNRVRREMKDLGVKKVPGCSSIEVDGIVHEFLVGNPSCSEMREIYSMLDRMVKPLFNSEENEMEREETVLEE, encoded by the exons ATGTCAACATGCCTTACTGAAGGCAACGCCCTTCTCTTAATGCGGTTACTTTCCCGCCAGTGCTTCTCAAGACCCAAACAAATTTCTACTCTTGCAAAATCCACAAAACTCAACCAACAATGCTGCATTTCTCTTCTTCGACACTGCAAAACAATGAACCAACTTAAACAAATCCAGGCCCAGATTTTCCGGGGCGGCCTTCATCAAAGCACAGACACTCTGAAGAAGCTCATGGTTTTTTGTGCAGACCCATCTAATGGAAGCTTGGTTCATGCTGAAAGAATCTTCAATTATATTGAAAACCCaggtttatttgtttataatattatgaTTAAAGCCTTTGCAAAGAAGGGTATCTTTAGAAAATGTTTAATGTTGTTCAATAAATTGAGGGAGGATGGTCTGTGGCCTGATAATTTTACTTACCCTTTTGTTTTGAAGGCGATTGGGTGCTTAGGAGAGGTTTTAGAAGCTGAAAAACTTCATGGATTTGTGATGAAAACCGGGCTTGAATCTGATACTTATGTGTGTAACTCACTCATTGATATGTGTGCTGAATTGGGTCAAGTCGATGTTATGAGGAagttgtttgatgaaatgcctGAGAGAGATGTGGTTTCTTGGAATGTGTTGATTTCCGGGTATGTCAAGCGTAGAAGATTTGAGGATGCTATTGATGTTTTTTGTTGTATGAGAGAAGAGAGTTATTTGAGGCCTAATGAGCCGACGGTGGTGAGCACTCTTTCAGCTTGTGCGGCATTGAAGTGCTTGGAACTCGGCAAGGAAATTCATTGTTATGTAAGGGATAGACTTGAACTCACTTCTATTATTGGCAGTGCATTATTGGACATGTACTGTAAGTGTGGTTGTTTGAGTGTAGCCCGAAAAATATTTGACGAGATGCCTcataaaaatgttatttgttggaCTAGTATGGTGTCAGGTTATGTAAACTATGGTGAGCTGGATAAGGCTAGACAGTTGTTTGAGAGGAGTCCAGTTAAGGACGTTGTTCTTTGGACGGCGATGATTAATGGGTATGTGCAGTTTAATCATTTTGACGAGGCAGTGGCCCTGTTTCAAGAAATGCAAATCCAAAGGGTTAAGCCAGATAAGTTCGTACTGGTTGCTCTTCTCACAGGTTGTGCTCAAATGGGAGCTCTTGAGCAGGGGACTTGGATTCATGGATACATAGACGAGAAAGGAATTCCAGTTGATGCAGTTGTTGGAACTTCTCTTATAGAAATGTATTCCAAATGTGGGTGCATTGAAAAAGCTTTGAGGATTTTCTGTGGGTTGAGAGAAAAAGATACAGCTACATGGACTTCAATTATATGCGGGCTTGCTATGAATGGGAAAACAAGCAAGGCACTTGAATTGTTCTCAAAAATGAAACAAGTCGAGGCCATACCTGATGAAGTTACCTTCATTGGTGTTTTAAGTGCATGCAGCCATGGAGGACTGGTCGAAGAAGGCCGTGAGTTCTTTAATTCCATGTCAAGTATTTATAATATTGAGCCTAAGTTAGAGCACTATGGGTGTCTGATTGACTTACTTGGTCGAGCTGGACAATTGGATGAAGCAGAagagttgataaaaaaaatagtgaacgCAAATAATGAGATCATAGTTCCGCTTTATGGTTCTTTGCTCAGTGCTTGCAGAATCTATAAAAATGTTCAAATGGGTGAGCGGGTGGCCGAACAGCTCGTGAAAATTGAGTCAAGGGACTCTAGTGTTCACACGCTTCTCGCAAATATCTATGCCTCTGCTGGTAGATGGGTGGATGTAAACAGGGTGAGACGGGAAATGAAAGATCTTGGAGTAAAAAAGGTACCTGGTTGTAGCTCAATTGAGGTTGATGGCATAGTCCATGAGTTTCTTGTTGGGAATCCATCTTGTTCAGAGATGAGAGAAATATACTCCATGTTGGATAGGATGGTGAAGCCATTATTCAATTCAGAAGAGAATGAAATGGAAAGAGAAGAAACAG TGCTTGAGGAATAA
- the LOC133701111 gene encoding pentatricopeptide repeat-containing protein At1g31430 isoform X3: protein MEAWFMLKESSIILKTQAIGCLGEVLEAEKLHGFVMKTGLESDTYVCNSLIDMCAELGQVDVMRKLFDEMPERDVVSWNVLISGYVKRRRFEDAIDVFCCMREESYLRPNEPTVVSTLSACAALKCLELGKEIHCYVRDRLELTSIIGSALLDMYCKCGCLSVARKIFDEMPHKNVICWTSMVSGYVNYGELDKARQLFERSPVKDVVLWTAMINGYVQFNHFDEAVALFQEMQIQRVKPDKFVLVALLTGCAQMGALEQGTWIHGYIDEKGIPVDAVVGTSLIEMYSKCGCIEKALRIFCGLREKDTATWTSIICGLAMNGKTSKALELFSKMKQVEAIPDEVTFIGVLSACSHGGLVEEGREFFNSMSSIYNIEPKLEHYGCLIDLLGRAGQLDEAEELIKKIVNANNEIIVPLYGSLLSACRIYKNVQMGERVAEQLVKIESRDSSVHTLLANIYASAGRWVDVNRVRREMKDLGVKKVPGCSSIEVDGIVHEFLVGNPSCSEMREIYSMLDRMVKPLFNSEENEMEREETGAMNSC from the exons ATGGAAGCTTGGTTCATGCTGAAAGAATCTTCAATTATATTGAAAACCCag GCGATTGGGTGCTTAGGAGAGGTTTTAGAAGCTGAAAAACTTCATGGATTTGTGATGAAAACCGGGCTTGAATCTGATACTTATGTGTGTAACTCACTCATTGATATGTGTGCTGAATTGGGTCAAGTCGATGTTATGAGGAagttgtttgatgaaatgcctGAGAGAGATGTGGTTTCTTGGAATGTGTTGATTTCCGGGTATGTCAAGCGTAGAAGATTTGAGGATGCTATTGATGTTTTTTGTTGTATGAGAGAAGAGAGTTATTTGAGGCCTAATGAGCCGACGGTGGTGAGCACTCTTTCAGCTTGTGCGGCATTGAAGTGCTTGGAACTCGGCAAGGAAATTCATTGTTATGTAAGGGATAGACTTGAACTCACTTCTATTATTGGCAGTGCATTATTGGACATGTACTGTAAGTGTGGTTGTTTGAGTGTAGCCCGAAAAATATTTGACGAGATGCCTcataaaaatgttatttgttggaCTAGTATGGTGTCAGGTTATGTAAACTATGGTGAGCTGGATAAGGCTAGACAGTTGTTTGAGAGGAGTCCAGTTAAGGACGTTGTTCTTTGGACGGCGATGATTAATGGGTATGTGCAGTTTAATCATTTTGACGAGGCAGTGGCCCTGTTTCAAGAAATGCAAATCCAAAGGGTTAAGCCAGATAAGTTCGTACTGGTTGCTCTTCTCACAGGTTGTGCTCAAATGGGAGCTCTTGAGCAGGGGACTTGGATTCATGGATACATAGACGAGAAAGGAATTCCAGTTGATGCAGTTGTTGGAACTTCTCTTATAGAAATGTATTCCAAATGTGGGTGCATTGAAAAAGCTTTGAGGATTTTCTGTGGGTTGAGAGAAAAAGATACAGCTACATGGACTTCAATTATATGCGGGCTTGCTATGAATGGGAAAACAAGCAAGGCACTTGAATTGTTCTCAAAAATGAAACAAGTCGAGGCCATACCTGATGAAGTTACCTTCATTGGTGTTTTAAGTGCATGCAGCCATGGAGGACTGGTCGAAGAAGGCCGTGAGTTCTTTAATTCCATGTCAAGTATTTATAATATTGAGCCTAAGTTAGAGCACTATGGGTGTCTGATTGACTTACTTGGTCGAGCTGGACAATTGGATGAAGCAGAagagttgataaaaaaaatagtgaacgCAAATAATGAGATCATAGTTCCGCTTTATGGTTCTTTGCTCAGTGCTTGCAGAATCTATAAAAATGTTCAAATGGGTGAGCGGGTGGCCGAACAGCTCGTGAAAATTGAGTCAAGGGACTCTAGTGTTCACACGCTTCTCGCAAATATCTATGCCTCTGCTGGTAGATGGGTGGATGTAAACAGGGTGAGACGGGAAATGAAAGATCTTGGAGTAAAAAAGGTACCTGGTTGTAGCTCAATTGAGGTTGATGGCATAGTCCATGAGTTTCTTGTTGGGAATCCATCTTGTTCAGAGATGAGAGAAATATACTCCATGTTGGATAGGATGGTGAAGCCATTATTCAATTCAGAAGAGAATGAAATGGAAAGAGAAGAAACAGGTGCCATGAACAGTTGCTGA
- the LOC133701111 gene encoding pentatricopeptide repeat-containing protein At1g31430 isoform X1 translates to MSTCLTEGNALLLMRLLSRQCFSRPKQISTLAKSTKLNQQCCISLLRHCKTMNQLKQIQAQIFRGGLHQSTDTLKKLMVFCADPSNGSLVHAERIFNYIENPGLFVYNIMIKAFAKKGIFRKCLMLFNKLREDGLWPDNFTYPFVLKAIGCLGEVLEAEKLHGFVMKTGLESDTYVCNSLIDMCAELGQVDVMRKLFDEMPERDVVSWNVLISGYVKRRRFEDAIDVFCCMREESYLRPNEPTVVSTLSACAALKCLELGKEIHCYVRDRLELTSIIGSALLDMYCKCGCLSVARKIFDEMPHKNVICWTSMVSGYVNYGELDKARQLFERSPVKDVVLWTAMINGYVQFNHFDEAVALFQEMQIQRVKPDKFVLVALLTGCAQMGALEQGTWIHGYIDEKGIPVDAVVGTSLIEMYSKCGCIEKALRIFCGLREKDTATWTSIICGLAMNGKTSKALELFSKMKQVEAIPDEVTFIGVLSACSHGGLVEEGREFFNSMSSIYNIEPKLEHYGCLIDLLGRAGQLDEAEELIKKIVNANNEIIVPLYGSLLSACRIYKNVQMGERVAEQLVKIESRDSSVHTLLANIYASAGRWVDVNRVRREMKDLGVKKVPGCSSIEVDGIVHEFLVGNPSCSEMREIYSMLDRMVKPLFNSEENEMEREETGAMNSC, encoded by the coding sequence ATGTCAACATGCCTTACTGAAGGCAACGCCCTTCTCTTAATGCGGTTACTTTCCCGCCAGTGCTTCTCAAGACCCAAACAAATTTCTACTCTTGCAAAATCCACAAAACTCAACCAACAATGCTGCATTTCTCTTCTTCGACACTGCAAAACAATGAACCAACTTAAACAAATCCAGGCCCAGATTTTCCGGGGCGGCCTTCATCAAAGCACAGACACTCTGAAGAAGCTCATGGTTTTTTGTGCAGACCCATCTAATGGAAGCTTGGTTCATGCTGAAAGAATCTTCAATTATATTGAAAACCCaggtttatttgtttataatattatgaTTAAAGCCTTTGCAAAGAAGGGTATCTTTAGAAAATGTTTAATGTTGTTCAATAAATTGAGGGAGGATGGTCTGTGGCCTGATAATTTTACTTACCCTTTTGTTTTGAAGGCGATTGGGTGCTTAGGAGAGGTTTTAGAAGCTGAAAAACTTCATGGATTTGTGATGAAAACCGGGCTTGAATCTGATACTTATGTGTGTAACTCACTCATTGATATGTGTGCTGAATTGGGTCAAGTCGATGTTATGAGGAagttgtttgatgaaatgcctGAGAGAGATGTGGTTTCTTGGAATGTGTTGATTTCCGGGTATGTCAAGCGTAGAAGATTTGAGGATGCTATTGATGTTTTTTGTTGTATGAGAGAAGAGAGTTATTTGAGGCCTAATGAGCCGACGGTGGTGAGCACTCTTTCAGCTTGTGCGGCATTGAAGTGCTTGGAACTCGGCAAGGAAATTCATTGTTATGTAAGGGATAGACTTGAACTCACTTCTATTATTGGCAGTGCATTATTGGACATGTACTGTAAGTGTGGTTGTTTGAGTGTAGCCCGAAAAATATTTGACGAGATGCCTcataaaaatgttatttgttggaCTAGTATGGTGTCAGGTTATGTAAACTATGGTGAGCTGGATAAGGCTAGACAGTTGTTTGAGAGGAGTCCAGTTAAGGACGTTGTTCTTTGGACGGCGATGATTAATGGGTATGTGCAGTTTAATCATTTTGACGAGGCAGTGGCCCTGTTTCAAGAAATGCAAATCCAAAGGGTTAAGCCAGATAAGTTCGTACTGGTTGCTCTTCTCACAGGTTGTGCTCAAATGGGAGCTCTTGAGCAGGGGACTTGGATTCATGGATACATAGACGAGAAAGGAATTCCAGTTGATGCAGTTGTTGGAACTTCTCTTATAGAAATGTATTCCAAATGTGGGTGCATTGAAAAAGCTTTGAGGATTTTCTGTGGGTTGAGAGAAAAAGATACAGCTACATGGACTTCAATTATATGCGGGCTTGCTATGAATGGGAAAACAAGCAAGGCACTTGAATTGTTCTCAAAAATGAAACAAGTCGAGGCCATACCTGATGAAGTTACCTTCATTGGTGTTTTAAGTGCATGCAGCCATGGAGGACTGGTCGAAGAAGGCCGTGAGTTCTTTAATTCCATGTCAAGTATTTATAATATTGAGCCTAAGTTAGAGCACTATGGGTGTCTGATTGACTTACTTGGTCGAGCTGGACAATTGGATGAAGCAGAagagttgataaaaaaaatagtgaacgCAAATAATGAGATCATAGTTCCGCTTTATGGTTCTTTGCTCAGTGCTTGCAGAATCTATAAAAATGTTCAAATGGGTGAGCGGGTGGCCGAACAGCTCGTGAAAATTGAGTCAAGGGACTCTAGTGTTCACACGCTTCTCGCAAATATCTATGCCTCTGCTGGTAGATGGGTGGATGTAAACAGGGTGAGACGGGAAATGAAAGATCTTGGAGTAAAAAAGGTACCTGGTTGTAGCTCAATTGAGGTTGATGGCATAGTCCATGAGTTTCTTGTTGGGAATCCATCTTGTTCAGAGATGAGAGAAATATACTCCATGTTGGATAGGATGGTGAAGCCATTATTCAATTCAGAAGAGAATGAAATGGAAAGAGAAGAAACAGGTGCCATGAACAGTTGCTGA
- the LOC133700732 gene encoding pyruvate kinase isozyme G, chloroplastic — MATINNMSTRMCKDHRILSSSGNLSDVFVLESRFRKRRFFQNSKFTVRSMKVNEQNQTRKLASSNGPLTASEKVSYPFELLTNNQTLGKENINPIARRKTKIVCTIGPSTSSREMIWKLAETGMNVARLNMSHGDHASHKKTIDLVKEYNAQSDDNVIAIMLDTKGPEVRSGDVPQPIILKEGQEFNFTIKRGVSTEDTVSVNYDDFINDVEAGDMLLVDGGMMSLSVKSKTKDAVKCVVVDGGELKSRRHLNVRGKSATLPSITDKDWEDIKFGVDNQVDFYAVSFVKDAKVVHELKDYLTSCNADIHVIVKIESADSIPNLQSIISASDGAMVARGDLGAELPIEDVPLLQEDIIRRCHNMQKPVIVATNMLESMIDHPTPTRAEVSDIAIAVREGADAVMLSGETAHGKYPLKAVKVMHTVALRTESSLPFNTTAPTHNVYKSHMGEMFAFHATIMANTLNTPIIVFTRTGSMAILLSHYRPASTIFAFTNEERIKQRLALYQGAMPIYMQFSDDAEETFARALKLLLSKGLLMEGQNVTLVQSGAQPIWRRESTHHIQVRKVQA; from the exons ATGGCAACGATCAACAATATGTCGACGAGAATGTGTAAGGATCATCGGATTTTGTCGTCGTCGGGTAACTTGAGTGATGTGTTTGTGTTGGAATCAAGGTTTAGAAAGAGACGTTTCTTCCAAAATTCCAAATTTACTGTTAGATCTATGAAAGTCAATGAGCAGAACCAGACGAGAAAGCTTGCGTCTTCTAACGGACCCTTAACGGCTTCT GAAAAGGTGAGCTATCCTTTTGAGCTTCTGACCAACAATCAAACTCTGGGAAAGGAAAATATAAATCCAATTGctcgaaggaaaacaaaaatagtttgTACAATTGGTCCTTCCACAAGCTCGCGTGAAATGATATGGAAACTGGCAGAAACTGGAATGAACGTGGCCCGGTTGAATATGTCGCATGGAGACCATGCTTCCCACAAGAAAACTATCGATCTGGTCAAAGAGTATAATGCACAATCTGACGACAATGTTATTGCCATAATGCTAGACACTAAG GGTCCTGAGGTTAGAAGTGGAGATGTGCCTCAACCAATTATTCTCAAGGAGGGACAAGAGTTTAATTTCACCATCAAAAGAGGAGTCAGCACTGAAGACACTGTTAGTGTAAACTATGATGACTTTATAAATGATGTGGAGGCTGGGGACATGCTACTGGTGGATG GTGGAATGATGTCATTATCTGTGAAGTCAAAGACAAAGGATGCAGTTAAATGTGTGGTAGTTGATGGTGGAGAACTAAAATCAAGGCGCCATTTAAATGTGCGGGGAAAAAGTGCAACTTTGCCTTCAATTACAG ACAAAGACTGGGAAGATATCAAATTTGGGGTGGATAACCAAGTCGATTTTTATGCCGTGTCCTTTGTAAAGGATGCAAAGGTGGTTCACGAGTTGAAAGATTATCTCACaa GCTGCAATGCTGACATCCATGTGATTGTAAAAATTGAAAGTGCCGACTCCATACCAAATCTCCAGTCAATAATTTCTGCATCAGACGGG GCAATGGTTGCTCGTGGAGACCTCGGTGCTGAACTTCCAATAGAGGATGTCCCTTTATTACAG GAAGACATCATTAGAAGGTGTCACAACATGCAGAAGCCTGTTATTGTAGCAACAAACATGCTGGAAAGCATGATTGATCATCCTACACCAACAAGGGCTGAGGTTTCTGACATAGCAATTGCAGTACGTGAAGGTGCTGATGCAGTCATGCTTTCAGGAGAAACTGCCCATGGAAA GTATCCACTTAAAGCTGTTAAAGTCATGCACACAGTGGCATTGAGAACAGAATCAAGTCTGCCATTTAACACAACAGCTCCAACCCACAATGTCTATAAG agcCATATGGGTGAAATGTTTGCTTTCCATGCCACAATTATGGCTAACACTCTCAATACACCTATCATTGTCTTCACAAGAACAGGGTCCATGGCTATACTTTTAAGCCATTATCGGCCTGCCTCAACAATATTTGCCTTCACAAATGA AGAAAGGATAAAGCAGAGGCTGGCACTTTATCAGGGTGCCATGCCAATATACATGCAGTTTTCAGACGACGCTGAGGAGACCTTTGCCCGAGCACTCAAGCTATTATTG AGTAAGGGTCTGTTGATGGAAGGACAGAATGTTACTCTTGTCCAGAGTGGAGCGCAACCTATATGGCGTCGAGAATCTACTCATCATATTCAAGTTCGCAAGGTCCAGGCCTAA
- the LOC133700872 gene encoding protein NRT1/ PTR FAMILY 7.3-like: MACLEVCKEDKFKEGEGECTFDGTVDWHGRPAIKAKSGQWAAGIIILLNQGLATLAFFGVGVNLVLFLTRVLQQSNADAANNVSKWTGTVYIFSLVGAFLSDSYWGRYKTCAVFQVIFVIGLVILSLASYLFLIRPKGCGDELTPCGSHSSMEVSLFYLSIYLIALGNGGYQPNIATFGADQFDEDDPREGHSKVAFFSYFYLALNLGSLFSNTILGYFEDEGMWALGFWMSAGSAFAALVLFLGGTARYRHFKPSGNPLSRFGQVIIAAMKKCRVEMPPDGEEELYDVDRKDCSMNGNRKILHTDGFKFLDRAAFISSRDIDDQKRGCRNPWRLCPITQVEEVKCILRLLPIWLCTIIYSVVFTQMASLFVEQGAAMKTTISNFKIPPASMSTFDILSVAFFIFLYRRVLDPLVSSFKQTSSKGLTELQRMGVGLVIAIMAMVSAGLVECYRLKYARKDCKHCEGSSSLSIFWQAPQYALIGASEVFMYVGQLEFFNAQTPDGLKSFGSALCMTSISLGNYVSSLLVTMVVKISTEDHMPGWIPGNLNTGHLDRFYFLLAGLTTIDLVVYMACARWYKSIKLEKKCEENDHEENFRV; this comes from the exons ATGGCTTGTTTGGAGGTGTGTAAGGAG GATAAGTTCAAAGAGGGAGAAGGAGAATGCACTTTTGATGGAACAGTTGATTGGCATGGTCGTCCTGCTATCAAAGCCAAATCTGGGCAGTGGGCTGCTGGAATCATTATACTCT TGAACCAGGGCCTGGCAACACTTGCATTCTTTGGTGTTGGTGTGAACTTAGTTCTGTTCCTGACAAGGGTTTTGCAACAAAGCAACGCCGATGCTGCTAATAACGTTAGCAAATGGACTGGAACGGTCTACATCTTCTCTCTTGTCGGTGCTTTCCTTAGTGATTCCTACTGGGGAAGATACAAGACTTGTGCAGTTTTTCAGGTCATCTTTGTCATA GGTCTGGTAATCCTATCACTCGCATCATACCTATTTTTAATCAGACCAAAAGGATGTGGAGATGAGCTGACTCCATGTGGATCCCATTCAAGCATGGAAGTTTCATTGTTTTACCTCTCCATTTACCTCATTGCTCTAGGAAATGGAGGGTATCAACCTAACATTGCTACATTCGGGGCCGATCAGTTTGATGAAGACGACCCTAGGGAAGGACATTCAAAGGTTGCATTTTTCAGCTATTTCTACCTCGCCCTGAACCTTGGTTCCCTCTTTTCCAACACCATATTGGGGTATTTTGAGGATGAAGGGATGTGGGCACTAGGATTCTGGATGTCTGCAGGTTCTGCCTTTGCAGCACTGGTATTGTTTCTAGGAGGAACAGCTAGATACCGGCACTTTAAACCAAGTGGTAACCCTCTCTCCAGGTTCGGCCAAGTTATCATAGCCGCGATGAAGAAATGTAGAGTCGAGATGCCACCAGATGGAGAGGAGGAGCTGTACGATGTGGATAGAAAAGATTGCTCAATGAATGGCAACAGAAAGATTCTCCACACTGACGGATTCAA GTTCTTAGATAGAGCAGCTTTTATCTCTTCAAGAGATATTGATGATCAAAAGCGGGGCTGTCGCAACCCATGGCGTCTCTGCCCAATTACACAAGTAGAAGAAGTTAAATGCATACTGAGACTACTGCCGATTTGGCTCTGCACCATAATCTATTCAGTGGTTTTCACACAGATGGCCTCTCTGTTTGTGGAACAAGGTGCTGCAATGAAAACAACCATTTCTAACTTCAAAATCCCTCCTGCCAGCATGTCTACCTTCGATATTCTCAgtgttgcattttttattttcctatatCGGCGAGTTCTTGATCCACTTGTGAGCAGTTTTAAACAGACAAGCTCAAAAGGACTAACTGAACTTCAAAGAATGGGTGTTGGCCTTGTGATCGCAATAATGGCAATGGTTTCGGCTGGGCTTGTGGAGTGTTATAGACTCAAGTATGCAAGAAAAGATTGCAAACACTGTGAAGGCTCAAGCTCCTTGAGCATCTTCTGGCAAGCTCCTCAGTATGCACTTATTGGAGCTTCTGAAGTTTTCATGTATGTTGGTCAACTGGAGTTCTTTAATGCACAAACACCCGATGGATTAAAGAGCTTTGGGAGTGCACTTTGCATGACTTCTATCTCGCTAGGGAATTATGTGAGTAGCTTGCTTGTGACTATGGTTGTGAAGATCTCAACTGAGGATCATATGCCCGGATGGATCCCAGGAAATCTGAACACAGGTCACCTTGACAGGTTTTACTTCCTCTTAGCAGGCTTGACGACTATAGACTTAGTTGTGTATATGGCATGTGCTAGGTGGTACAAGAGTATCAAGCTGGAAAAGAAATGCGAGGAGAATGATCATGAAGAGAACTTCAGAGTCTGA